The Acidianus manzaensis genome has a window encoding:
- a CDS encoding ParA family protein has protein sequence MIITVINQKGGVGKTTTAVNLAYVLSKTKNTALLDLDPEGGTTTSFGMKRDKKEYPLGGKSVNIFNVEVFPAHLGLLKLELNGEVDEVVKSIKDVSNNFDILVIDTPPNLGTLAVSSMIAADKIISPVTPQPLAIEAAKNLDGRLQSIGKKAIGFTNLSNKSISIDLSSVSFTNIHIPQSRLFVEASRLGVPAIRYEEIRLKKPKLSRFFEELAKVTLE, from the coding sequence ATGATAATAACAGTAATTAATCAGAAAGGTGGTGTAGGAAAAACCACCACAGCAGTTAATCTGGCTTATGTATTATCAAAAACTAAAAATACTGCCTTACTTGACCTAGATCCAGAAGGAGGAACTACAACATCTTTTGGTATGAAAAGAGATAAAAAGGAATATCCATTAGGAGGAAAAAGTGTAAATATATTCAACGTTGAAGTATTTCCTGCTCATTTAGGTTTACTAAAATTAGAATTAAACGGAGAAGTAGATGAAGTAGTAAAGTCAATAAAAGATGTTTCTAATAATTTTGACATTTTAGTTATCGATACACCTCCAAATTTAGGAACTTTAGCAGTATCATCAATGATAGCAGCAGATAAAATAATATCCCCAGTAACCCCACAACCACTAGCTATAGAAGCAGCTAAAAATCTAGATGGTAGACTACAAAGTATAGGGAAAAAAGCAATAGGATTTACTAATCTTTCTAATAAATCAATTTCCATAGATCTTTCGTCAGTAAGTTTTACAAATATTCATATTCCTCAGTCTAGACTATTTGTAGAAGCTTCTAGACTAGGAGTTCCAGCGATTAGATATGAAGAGATTAGACTGAAGAAACCAAAGTTATCACGCTTCTTTGAAGAGTTAGCAAAGGTGACTCTAGAGTGA
- a CDS encoding NAD(P)/FAD-dependent oxidoreductase has product MTNKVIIIGGGNAGTIVANKLSKYKEVEVKVIEPSEYHYYQPATIDIAVGLDEENKFVKHNSELLDDKWIKASVSKVDVENHQVFLNNGNKIEYDYLVIAAGVKNKKIEGFPSWHNIEGAKEMRNLVSNFNGKRIVVGYFGTIKCPAAPFELSFLLKQKYPTAEVTLVNPVSQPPEIQKPMAEILGKRAKELGVKVIRGFKITNIDNKNKIIESEAGDKINYDLGLIDTPIFAGEEFSNLVDNKTNLISVDKETLRYNNYDNVFAIGDITNILIPPKTGSLAHFEANYVTKTIINSIFGYEKLKFKGDAMCAVYNGFDIGSFIYMNYSKSFALGPSSIFFTTKKIFGNLYWQTLLGKIL; this is encoded by the coding sequence ATGACTAACAAAGTTATTATAATAGGCGGAGGCAATGCTGGAACAATAGTAGCTAATAAATTGTCCAAATATAAAGAAGTCGAAGTAAAAGTTATTGAGCCATCGGAATATCACTATTATCAGCCAGCTACAATAGATATAGCAGTAGGCTTAGATGAGGAAAATAAGTTTGTAAAACATAATTCAGAATTATTAGATGATAAGTGGATAAAAGCTTCTGTATCTAAAGTTGATGTAGAAAATCATCAAGTATTTTTAAATAATGGTAATAAAATAGAGTATGATTATCTAGTAATAGCTGCAGGAGTAAAAAATAAAAAAATTGAAGGATTTCCATCTTGGCACAATATTGAAGGAGCTAAGGAAATGAGAAATTTAGTTTCGAACTTTAATGGGAAAAGAATAGTAGTAGGATACTTTGGGACTATAAAATGTCCTGCAGCTCCATTTGAGTTAAGTTTTCTGTTGAAACAGAAATATCCTACTGCTGAAGTAACTTTAGTCAATCCAGTCTCTCAACCTCCAGAGATTCAAAAACCTATGGCAGAAATCTTAGGCAAAAGGGCCAAAGAATTAGGTGTAAAAGTAATTAGAGGATTTAAAATAACTAACATAGATAATAAAAATAAGATAATAGAATCAGAGGCTGGAGACAAAATAAACTACGATCTAGGGTTAATAGACACTCCTATATTTGCAGGAGAAGAGTTTTCCAACTTAGTAGATAATAAGACGAATTTAATTTCAGTAGATAAAGAAACTTTACGCTATAATAATTATGATAATGTATTTGCAATAGGTGACATAACTAATATATTAATACCACCTAAGACCGGAAGTCTAGCTCACTTTGAAGCAAACTATGTTACTAAAACAATAATTAATTCCATCTTTGGATATGAGAAATTAAAATTTAAAGGTGATGCAATGTGTGCAGTATATAACGGATTCGACATAGGTTCATTTATCTATATGAACTATTCTAAAAGTTTCGCTTTAGGTCCTTCATCAATATTCTTTACTACAAAGAAAATATTTGGTAATCTCTACTGGCAAACTCTACTTGGTAAAATCTTATGA
- a CDS encoding PadR family transcriptional regulator — translation MKINLERLRKGTLKMLILEALDKKPMYAYEIIKSIEAKFNGIYKPSPGSIYPVLKQLVTNNLVSIEEKDNKKIYCITDKGKDTLKNMKTEVKTIFSSKNHYRKLVSELFDLGLILYSYKDSLNEENFNKIQSILERCRSEIEKTLDEAKQS, via the coding sequence ATGAAGATTAATTTAGAAAGGCTTAGAAAAGGAACATTAAAAATGCTAATCCTTGAGGCTCTTGATAAAAAGCCTATGTACGCTTATGAAATTATAAAAAGTATAGAAGCAAAGTTTAATGGCATTTATAAGCCATCGCCTGGTTCTATTTACCCAGTACTTAAACAATTAGTAACAAATAATTTAGTTTCTATTGAAGAGAAAGATAATAAAAAAATATATTGTATAACTGATAAGGGAAAGGATACGCTCAAAAATATGAAAACTGAGGTAAAAACTATTTTTAGCAGTAAAAATCATTATAGAAAACTCGTTTCTGAGCTCTTTGATTTAGGTCTAATATTATATAGCTATAAGGATAGTTTAAATGAAGAAAATTTTAATAAAATTCAGTCTATACTCGAGAGATGCAGGAGTGAAATAGAGAAGACTCTAGATGAAGCTAAGCAGTCCTAG
- a CDS encoding thiamine-phosphate synthase family protein, whose protein sequence is MEERSEILVKLKEATDYFVSNDRSYLLIPEIRTNFGYALPNAESQNDVAAIPGRLTVAFNKVVYCFPPAFGASDHISRVILTAMKYNQDIRSAIDIKYYEKIVNTLNKIDPNNIYIFNRKLEPEESREKERHTMNFMVESAYRKLGKIPTFIVDLGDYGKEPTIFVLAKEPMEVAKISLGLLSFI, encoded by the coding sequence ATGGAAGAAAGAAGCGAAATTTTAGTTAAATTGAAGGAAGCTACGGATTATTTTGTTTCAAATGATAGATCTTATCTGCTTATTCCAGAAATAAGAACAAATTTTGGTTATGCTTTACCTAATGCAGAATCTCAAAATGATGTTGCTGCAATACCTGGTAGATTAACTGTAGCATTTAATAAAGTAGTATATTGCTTTCCTCCAGCGTTTGGAGCGTCAGATCATATTTCTAGAGTAATTTTGACAGCAATGAAATATAATCAAGATATACGTAGTGCAATAGATATAAAATATTATGAAAAAATAGTAAATACGCTAAATAAAATTGACCCAAATAATATCTATATATTTAATAGGAAACTAGAGCCAGAAGAGTCTAGAGAAAAAGAAAGGCATACTATGAATTTTATGGTAGAGTCTGCCTATAGAAAATTAGGTAAGATTCCTACATTTATAGTTGATTTAGGTGATTATGGAAAAGAACCTACTATATTTGTTTTAGCTAAAGAACCAATGGAAGTGGCAAAGATTTCTCTAGGACTGCTTAGCTTCATCTAG
- a CDS encoding DUF1614 domain-containing protein, with amino-acid sequence MKRIVILSQYRGIMFPIYVLLALFLMIISIGYFKDVLLFIGISRKLSYILAFEISILSFALSPVNLVVKEIKREALVPRYDVIYVFGIPFYVPKLSQDYLTTLIAINFGGAIIPLLLSITLLFLTFKYIFLTIVDIILLILISKLFSRVVDGVGVVMHPFIPPIFAVIFSYILFFHYPQLVPVAAYISSVIGTLVGADILNLNNIIKASPQIVSIGGMGSFDGIFLSGLFSIVFGELIIALL; translated from the coding sequence TTGAAAAGAATAGTAATACTCTCCCAATATAGGGGTATAATGTTTCCAATATATGTCCTATTAGCTCTATTTCTAATGATCATCTCTATAGGTTATTTTAAAGACGTTTTACTTTTTATAGGAATAAGTAGAAAACTTAGTTACATTTTAGCTTTTGAAATATCTATTCTTAGTTTTGCTTTAAGTCCAGTAAATTTAGTTGTAAAAGAAATTAAGAGAGAAGCTTTAGTTCCTAGATATGATGTAATCTATGTTTTCGGTATTCCTTTTTATGTACCTAAACTCTCTCAAGATTATCTTACTACCCTTATAGCTATAAACTTTGGAGGAGCTATTATTCCATTATTACTTTCTATTACATTATTATTTTTGACTTTTAAGTATATTTTTCTTACAATAGTAGATATAATATTGCTTATACTGATTTCTAAGTTATTCTCTAGAGTTGTGGACGGAGTTGGAGTTGTTATGCATCCGTTTATTCCTCCAATTTTTGCAGTAATTTTTAGTTACATACTCTTTTTCCATTACCCTCAACTAGTACCAGTTGCTGCATATATAAGCAGTGTAATAGGTACTCTAGTGGGAGCGGATATTTTAAATTTAAATAATATCATAAAAGCATCTCCCCAAATAGTTAGTATAGGAGGAATGGGAAGTTTTGATGGTATATTTCTTTCCGGTCTTTTCTCTATAGTATTTGGAGAATTAATAATAGCACTTTTATAA
- a CDS encoding NTP transferase domain-containing protein produces MNLRAIIMAGGKGSRLGTSYKPVINICGKPMILWIYDTIRQIVYERNIYIATLRIHNLLPILYKFFSERNFVFTSGIGYEYDILEAVRRVGFPVIVLPSDTPFVSLEDLLYLIFSCKSAICNLITKSKYVGISFWQSLNINDYSNIESRKEIINVNTEEDIITAINQCKRGNFEKNSNTLPI; encoded by the coding sequence TTGAATTTGAGAGCAATTATAATGGCTGGAGGTAAAGGAAGTAGGCTAGGCACATCCTATAAGCCAGTAATAAATATATGCGGTAAACCTATGATTTTATGGATATATGATACGATCAGACAAATAGTATATGAGCGGAATATTTATATTGCAACATTAAGAATTCATAATTTGCTCCCTATTTTGTACAAATTCTTTAGTGAAAGAAATTTCGTATTTACATCAGGTATCGGTTATGAGTATGATATTTTAGAAGCTGTTAGAAGAGTGGGATTTCCTGTAATAGTATTACCTTCAGATACTCCTTTTGTTTCTTTAGAGGATTTGCTTTATCTTATTTTTTCATGTAAATCAGCAATATGTAATCTTATTACTAAATCAAAATATGTAGGAATTAGTTTTTGGCAGTCATTAAATATTAATGACTATTCAAATATAGAGTCTAGAAAAGAAATAATAAATGTTAACACAGAAGAGGATATAATAACTGCTATAAATCAATGTAAGAGGGGAAATTTTGAAAAGAATAGTAATACTCTCCCAATATAG
- a CDS encoding AIR synthase related protein, with the protein MSFGKIPIRDFLYKIKSGNCEICPSIGEDAGIVKTNDQYIVTHSDPITESSIDPGFLSVAVACNDINMKGVKCKWILSTLLLSSKNSLDKIISGINYACERIGCSVIGGHTEVVKDLPRDIVVTTAFSTTNKVISAKNANDGDYIVVVGSIGIEGTWILASEFSDLLLKEGIEKNMIENAQKFKNDIIIQDKALLVSDFAIGMHDATEGGVYQAILEISKLSGLKAKVNPNLFPIREETEIITRRLKINPFTLVSSGSFVVITRHPEEILKRVNEARVVGRLIKGEPELQVEGVGTYRDDFREELVEFESNYNGWR; encoded by the coding sequence GTGTCTTTTGGTAAGATTCCAATAAGAGATTTTTTATATAAAATAAAATCTGGCAATTGTGAGATATGTCCTTCAATAGGCGAAGATGCAGGAATAGTTAAGACAAATGATCAATATATTGTAACTCATTCAGATCCTATAACCGAATCATCAATAGATCCTGGATTTTTATCAGTTGCTGTTGCTTGTAACGATATCAATATGAAAGGAGTTAAGTGTAAATGGATTTTAAGTACTCTTCTTCTGTCTTCAAAGAATAGTCTAGATAAAATTATCTCAGGAATTAACTATGCATGTGAAAGAATAGGCTGTTCAGTAATTGGAGGTCATACTGAAGTAGTAAAAGATCTACCAAGAGATATTGTAGTTACTACTGCTTTTTCCACTACAAATAAAGTAATCTCAGCTAAAAATGCTAACGATGGAGATTATATAGTAGTAGTAGGCAGTATAGGTATTGAAGGAACATGGATATTAGCTTCTGAATTTTCAGATTTATTGCTAAAAGAAGGAATTGAAAAGAATATGATTGAAAATGCACAAAAATTTAAAAATGATATAATAATCCAAGATAAAGCATTATTAGTTTCAGATTTTGCGATAGGAATGCACGATGCTACAGAAGGTGGGGTTTATCAAGCGATATTAGAAATTTCTAAGTTATCTGGATTAAAGGCTAAGGTTAATCCTAATTTATTTCCAATAAGAGAGGAAACAGAAATCATTACTAGAAGGCTTAAGATAAATCCATTCACCTTAGTTTCTTCAGGTTCTTTTGTAGTTATAACTAGACATCCAGAAGAAATATTAAAGAGAGTTAATGAGGCGCGTGTTGTAGGAAGATTAATAAAAGGGGAACCAGAATTGCAAGTTGAAGGAGTTGGAACATATAGGGATGACTTTAGGGAAGAACTTGTTGAATTTGAGAGCAATTATAATGGCTGGAGGTAA
- a CDS encoding ABC transporter ATP-binding protein encodes MITIKVKDLWKSYGKKDILKGISFEVNEGEIFSLLGPNGAGKTTTVKVLSCMISPSKGEVEVLGYKIPKECSNVRKIVGIVPQEFQGFSDLTVRDNIAYFSKLYGGNENQIDEIIEKLDLKNYEKVRYKNLSGGYKRRVAIAIALVGNPKIIYLDEPTVGLDPKSRRNIWEIMKDLKNKNLTVLLTTHYLDEAQKLSDKIAIVYDGKILRLTTPDGLMKEFEKSSLEEAYLALLETLGEQ; translated from the coding sequence ATGATTACGATTAAAGTTAAAGACTTATGGAAATCTTACGGAAAAAAGGATATATTGAAAGGCATATCTTTTGAAGTAAATGAAGGAGAAATCTTTTCCTTACTTGGACCTAACGGAGCAGGAAAAACTACAACTGTAAAAGTATTATCATGCATGATATCTCCTAGTAAAGGAGAAGTAGAAGTTTTAGGATATAAAATTCCAAAAGAATGTTCTAACGTAAGAAAAATCGTAGGAATAGTCCCTCAAGAATTTCAAGGTTTCTCTGATTTAACAGTAAGAGACAATATAGCATATTTTTCCAAACTATATGGAGGAAATGAAAACCAAATTGATGAGATAATAGAAAAATTAGATTTAAAAAATTATGAAAAAGTCAGATACAAAAATTTATCAGGAGGATACAAAAGAAGAGTAGCAATAGCTATAGCTTTAGTAGGTAATCCTAAGATAATATATCTTGACGAACCTACAGTAGGATTAGATCCTAAGTCTAGAAGAAATATATGGGAAATAATGAAAGATTTGAAAAATAAAAATCTCACTGTTTTACTTACAACTCACTATTTAGATGAAGCACAAAAATTATCTGACAAGATAGCAATAGTATATGATGGAAAAATCTTAAGATTAACAACACCAGATGGTTTAATGAAAGAATTTGAAAAATCAAGTCTTGAAGAGGCTTACCTTGCATTATTAGAGACCTTAGGTGAGCAGTAA
- a CDS encoding ABC transporter permease — MLKNILATAKAITKDNLSSKTTLFFVIIFPIFLTLIFAIGFGGINHVSQIVITNQYSLAKYLNSSDLFIGIQSNMSIHDALLHNYIYVKITNRSTFDIYYPSGESYLIPSLKALISSYNDSNTSYKFNLNEGTGFTYVEYIISGMIGVIALSNGVFGVTGVAAGYYRDKLVERLAASPLKSYEWVTSLMIYEIIITLISIAPLLLLAVLFGFIPAIGVAFILFLILGTLMFSGLGAIIFGLTPKDKLFVANVAANILVFPLMFLSNSFFYTSSFPPLIRSIIEYQPVSVLNNVIRQTIVYQQLPQMWEIIYVLIFMVITIYLGSKLLRLREIE, encoded by the coding sequence ATGCTTAAAAACATATTAGCTACAGCTAAAGCGATAACTAAGGACAATCTAAGTAGTAAAACTACACTATTTTTCGTAATAATCTTTCCTATATTTCTAACGCTCATATTTGCAATAGGTTTCGGAGGAATAAATCACGTGAGTCAAATAGTAATTACTAACCAATATTCATTAGCTAAATATCTAAATTCTTCAGATCTATTTATAGGAATACAAAGCAATATGAGTATTCATGATGCATTACTTCATAATTATATTTATGTAAAAATAACAAATAGATCGACATTTGATATATATTATCCTTCAGGAGAAAGTTATTTGATTCCTTCATTAAAAGCATTAATTAGCTCCTATAATGATAGTAATACATCATACAAATTCAACCTTAATGAAGGAACAGGATTCACATATGTCGAATATATAATATCTGGAATGATAGGAGTTATTGCACTTTCTAATGGAGTATTTGGAGTAACTGGTGTTGCAGCAGGATATTATAGAGATAAATTAGTTGAAAGGCTGGCAGCATCACCATTAAAAAGTTATGAATGGGTAACATCATTAATGATTTATGAAATCATAATAACACTTATATCTATTGCCCCATTATTGCTTTTAGCAGTACTATTTGGATTTATACCAGCAATAGGTGTAGCATTTATTTTATTTCTCATACTAGGTACTTTAATGTTCTCTGGATTAGGGGCTATAATATTTGGTCTAACTCCTAAGGATAAATTGTTTGTAGCTAACGTAGCTGCTAATATATTAGTATTTCCACTAATGTTCTTAAGTAATTCTTTCTTCTATACAAGCTCATTTCCTCCACTAATAAGATCAATTATAGAATATCAGCCAGTATCAGTATTAAATAATGTGATTAGACAAACAATAGTTTATCAACAATTACCACAAATGTGGGAAATAATATATGTGTTAATTTTTATGGTAATAACAATATATTTAGGATCAAAACTACTTAGATTGAGAGAGATTGAGTAG
- a CDS encoding enoyl-CoA hydratase/isomerase family protein, translated as MYINVEFTRKDTAKLVINTNTKYNVMNIKFMTEFLDTLADIEKEKNCRFLIIKGQTNFGSGADIKELNIASKDREFAVSFFNYMKEIYNRLINLDKITIAQVEGIAYGAHLELLLVMDFIISKRDAKFAAPGGKIGVFPPVLITLGPYLIGIQNTRRLAMLGEEISADEAEKIGLITKSTDELDLETEKIIERMHYMAPSSLALMKRHISKYLERELDNVFKTLSIQVTSDDSREGINAFLSKIQPSWLLNLSQSK; from the coding sequence ATGTATATTAATGTAGAATTTACTAGAAAAGATACAGCTAAATTAGTTATAAATACTAATACAAAATATAATGTAATGAACATAAAGTTTATGACTGAATTTTTAGATACTTTGGCTGATATAGAAAAAGAGAAGAATTGTAGATTTCTTATAATCAAAGGTCAGACTAATTTTGGGTCTGGAGCAGATATAAAGGAACTCAATATAGCATCAAAAGATAGAGAGTTTGCAGTTTCCTTCTTTAATTATATGAAAGAGATATATAATCGATTAATTAATTTGGATAAAATTACTATAGCACAAGTTGAAGGTATAGCCTATGGTGCACATTTAGAATTGTTATTAGTTATGGATTTTATAATATCTAAGAGAGATGCGAAATTTGCTGCTCCAGGTGGTAAAATTGGTGTATTTCCACCAGTGTTAATCACATTAGGCCCATATCTAATAGGAATACAAAATACTAGAAGACTAGCAATGTTAGGTGAGGAAATTAGTGCTGATGAAGCAGAAAAAATTGGTTTGATAACTAAGTCTACTGATGAATTAGATCTTGAAACTGAAAAAATAATTGAGAGAATGCATTATATGGCTCCTTCATCATTAGCTCTTATGAAGAGACATATTTCTAAATATTTAGAAAGGGAATTAGATAACGTATTTAAAACATTAAGTATCCAAGTTACTAGTGATGATTCTAGAGAAGGAATTAATGCATTTCTATCGAAAATTCAGCCTAGCTGGCTACTCAATCTCTCTCAATCTAAGTAG
- a CDS encoding cbb3-type cytochrome c oxidase subunit I, translating into MSSKSNPLVTLVNAVFQLDKDWVSRITMAMIVMSLIWGILGIIDALMARIQEASWGLSQTLVITSQEYYGSITLHGVRDLFGFAVQLEVAIFIFLSYKLLNFQPRAKWFLNIGFILFNIAFMLMEGPIVAFPSFNDNYFGATGWYYMNPLGIPNYSQYVVSPLWFFGYEFMDIGTYIFVIWLIYHYYLATKGMKEKLPIFAVFALMTSLMIALGWSGETAANTWDILAYYGLVGLDPIANQIAFWILGHSIVYIVWMPAVASMYYLIPLLAGRPLYSDKMARIAALLYLIFSNNVPIHHLYMVDLPVSVKILQEVLTYAVVVPSMLTFFNLWATVKGAQFKPNLISVWIAISFAGAIGAGVTGIANADIAFDSIIHNTMWVPAHFHAMIFWSIVPAGFATLYYMVPMLTGRMWYSTKLGWIHMIGYMIGTAMVDIGFMNIGLAGLVRRAEIYPLTPTYISGEVVSAIGAVIADFATLLWAGDLVLTLLKGRSANLEGMSVSNVVSTIAMQLGYEGLSIGSSLEKIPNRILKILRQQ; encoded by the coding sequence ATGAGTTCTAAGTCTAATCCTCTTGTAACGCTGGTCAATGCTGTATTTCAACTTGATAAAGATTGGGTAAGCAGAATAACTATGGCTATGATTGTAATGAGCCTAATATGGGGAATACTAGGAATTATAGATGCATTAATGGCAAGAATTCAAGAAGCTTCCTGGGGTTTATCTCAAACTCTAGTAATAACAAGTCAAGAATATTATGGATCAATAACTTTACATGGAGTAAGAGACCTATTTGGATTTGCAGTGCAATTAGAAGTAGCAATATTTATTTTCCTCTCATATAAACTACTTAATTTCCAACCAAGAGCTAAATGGTTCTTAAATATTGGATTCATATTATTTAACATCGCATTTATGCTAATGGAAGGACCAATAGTAGCATTTCCTTCATTTAATGACAACTACTTTGGAGCAACTGGTTGGTACTACATGAATCCGTTGGGAATACCTAACTACTCACAATATGTAGTTAGTCCTTTATGGTTCTTTGGATATGAATTCATGGATATTGGTACTTACATATTTGTAATATGGTTAATTTATCATTACTACTTGGCAACTAAGGGAATGAAAGAAAAATTGCCAATATTTGCAGTATTTGCTTTAATGACTTCATTAATGATAGCATTAGGATGGAGCGGAGAAACTGCAGCAAATACTTGGGATATTCTGGCTTATTACGGATTAGTTGGATTAGATCCAATAGCAAACCAAATAGCATTCTGGATATTAGGACACTCTATAGTATACATAGTATGGATGCCAGCAGTAGCCTCAATGTACTATTTAATTCCTTTACTAGCTGGAAGACCACTATATAGCGATAAAATGGCTAGAATAGCTGCTCTATTATACTTAATATTCTCAAACAACGTACCAATACATCATTTATACATGGTAGATTTACCAGTTTCAGTAAAGATTCTTCAAGAAGTTTTAACATATGCTGTAGTTGTTCCATCAATGTTAACTTTCTTTAATTTATGGGCTACAGTAAAAGGAGCACAATTCAAACCTAATTTAATATCTGTTTGGATTGCTATAAGTTTTGCTGGGGCAATAGGTGCAGGTGTTACTGGAATAGCTAATGCTGATATAGCATTTGATTCGATAATACACAATACTATGTGGGTCCCAGCTCATTTCCATGCTATGATATTCTGGAGTATTGTACCAGCTGGATTTGCTACATTATATTACATGGTTCCAATGTTGACTGGAAGAATGTGGTATTCGACAAAATTAGGATGGATTCATATGATAGGCTACATGATAGGAACAGCTATGGTAGACATCGGATTTATGAATATTGGATTAGCGGGATTAGTAAGAAGAGCTGAAATTTATCCATTAACGCCAACCTATATATCTGGTGAGGTAGTATCAGCTATAGGTGCTGTAATTGCTGATTTTGCTACATTATTGTGGGCTGGTGATCTTGTCTTAACATTATTAAAAGGAAGATCTGCTAACTTAGAAGGAATGTCAGTAAGTAATGTAGTTAGCACAATAGCAATGCAGTTAGGATATGAGGGATTATCTATAGGATCTAGCTTGGAAAAAATACCAAATAGAATATTGAAAATATTAAGGCAACAATAA
- a CDS encoding SelT/SelW/SelH family protein, with amino-acid sequence MASIKIVYCRPCGYLDRAIELARSILTYFDGISVELVQGKNGIFDVYIEDNLIFSRYEAKRFPEENEILKEIGKNFNK; translated from the coding sequence ATGGCATCAATTAAAATAGTATATTGTAGACCATGTGGTTATTTAGATAGAGCAATAGAATTAGCTAGATCTATATTAACATATTTTGACGGAATTAGCGTAGAGTTAGTGCAAGGGAAAAATGGTATATTTGATGTTTATATTGAGGATAATTTAATTTTTTCTAGATATGAAGCTAAAAGATTCCCAGAAGAAAATGAAATACTTAAAGAAATAGGAAAAAATTTTAATAAATAA
- a CDS encoding DUF5752 family protein yields MDLDSKGKGIPFKFYAAYYPPVYTKFKANNITELIRGIANVDKFSIFYHVFHPMLSSHVVPEDLPNDFAFWLRESLHDEYLAEVVADVEGGEPLQIEDIRKEIIELLNTSTTEKVADYPFVFISCQPIIYPLNIEARTLAEFIDAIGRVPARSLFYHFVYRRVMGESKRNEFTLWLEENFGLIDLGEKLSTIDPQSYTDEEKFRTDLLNLFEEELLR; encoded by the coding sequence ATGGATCTAGATTCGAAAGGAAAAGGTATTCCATTTAAGTTCTACGCTGCATATTATCCGCCTGTCTACACTAAATTTAAGGCTAATAATATAACAGAACTCATTAGAGGTATTGCTAATGTTGATAAATTTTCAATATTTTATCACGTATTTCATCCAATGTTATCTTCCCATGTAGTTCCAGAAGATTTACCGAATGACTTTGCTTTCTGGCTTAGAGAATCTTTACATGACGAATATTTAGCAGAAGTAGTTGCTGATGTAGAAGGAGGAGAGCCATTACAGATTGAAGATATAAGAAAAGAGATTATAGAATTATTAAATACGTCAACTACAGAAAAAGTAGCAGACTATCCTTTTGTCTTCATATCTTGTCAACCAATAATATACCCCTTGAATATCGAGGCACGTACGCTAGCTGAATTTATCGATGCTATTGGAAGAGTTCCAGCTAGATCGTTATTCTATCATTTTGTATACAGAAGAGTAATGGGGGAAAGTAAAAGAAATGAATTCACTTTGTGGTTAGAAGAAAATTTTGGCTTAATAGATCTAGGAGAAAAATTAAGCACTATAGATCCACAAAGTTATACTGATGAAGAAAAATTCAGAACTGATTTATTAAACTTGTTTGAAGAGGAGTTGTTAAGATGA